In Chloroflexota bacterium, a genomic segment contains:
- a CDS encoding HNH endonuclease, producing MPDDLIVALHDSQGGTGRHRCVVCAYAMGVNYVAAAGETEACTYGSVAPTPILATLPENQGGPGRHKCTNCAFVLGMMGDLVDLEGEALGEVAEAAPDFTGAVEGTVAYRLHKVRERSPSNRAAALLYHGNKCAACGFFFDEVYTPAHAKGFIEVHHVKPLSTGEQFVDPLQDLVPLCANCHRMVHRQADNWLSIDQLKGLLTVAQSSTNS from the coding sequence ATTCGCAGGGCGGCACAGGCAGACACCGCTGTGTCGTATGCGCTTACGCCATGGGGGTCAATTACGTTGCCGCCGCAGGTGAGACTGAGGCGTGCACCTATGGCAGTGTTGCCCCAACGCCAATCCTCGCGACCCTGCCTGAGAACCAAGGCGGCCCTGGCAGGCATAAGTGCACCAATTGCGCGTTTGTGCTAGGGATGATGGGAGACTTGGTTGACCTAGAGGGGGAAGCTCTGGGTGAAGTGGCGGAAGCAGCCCCGGACTTCACGGGAGCTGTTGAGGGGACAGTGGCTTACCGCCTGCACAAAGTCCGTGAGCGGAGCCCCAGCAATCGGGCAGCCGCACTTTTGTATCATGGCAACAAGTGTGCTGCATGTGGTTTCTTCTTTGATGAGGTCTATACGCCAGCACACGCCAAGGGATTCATTGAAGTGCACCATGTCAAGCCGTTGTCCACCGGTGAACAGTTTGTCGACCCCCTGCAAGACTTGGTACCTCTTTGTGCGAATTGTCATCGGATGGTTCATCGGCAGGCGGACAACTGGCTTAGCATTGACCAACTGAAGGGCTTGCTGACAGTTGCCCAGAGTTCCACGAACTCCTAG